A DNA window from Leptolyngbya sp. KIOST-1 contains the following coding sequences:
- a CDS encoding WGxxGxxG family protein, which yields MKINTISKWIGAGALALSMTVLPSALQSPAQATVGQPTTTDTTTGITTDTAVNDNDGFGWGWLGLLGLFGLAGLMGRDRRSTMTSDTVSTPSDYSRRY from the coding sequence ATGAAAATTAATACTATTTCAAAATGGATCGGAGCAGGTGCTCTGGCGTTAAGTATGACAGTTCTACCGTCTGCGCTCCAGTCACCTGCTCAGGCAACTGTCGGCCAACCGACAACGACGGACACTACCACTGGCATCACCACTGACACGGCGGTCAACGACAATGACGGCTTTGGCTGGGGCTGGTTAGGGTTGCTGGGTCTGTTTGGTCTGGCTGGGCTGATGGGGCGCGATCGCCGTTCCACAATGACCAGCGATACCGTCAGCACGCCCTCAGACTACTCCCGCCGCTACTAA
- a CDS encoding MOSC domain-containing protein — MFELVSLQVSLPQTLGTDPAPDPMDRRWTTGFFKQPVAGEVWLSATNLAGDGQADLKNHGGVDKAVLAYSADHYPYWRSHLQRPELPHGGFGENFTVAGQTEAEVCIGDTYAVGSARVQVSQPRQPCWKLSRRWRTEDLALQVKANGRSGWYFRVLQEGTVQPGLTLTLCDRPYPQWTVARANRLMHHELSDRAAAAELAHCPLLSTNWRDKLLRRVGETQP, encoded by the coding sequence ATGTTCGAGCTTGTCAGTCTGCAGGTGAGCCTGCCCCAGACCCTGGGTACCGACCCAGCCCCCGACCCGATGGATCGGCGCTGGACCACCGGATTCTTTAAGCAGCCCGTGGCCGGGGAGGTGTGGCTGAGCGCCACCAACCTGGCGGGCGACGGGCAGGCCGATCTCAAAAACCATGGCGGCGTCGATAAGGCCGTGCTGGCCTACAGCGCCGACCACTACCCCTACTGGCGATCGCACCTGCAGCGCCCTGAGCTGCCCCACGGGGGCTTTGGCGAAAACTTTACCGTGGCCGGGCAGACCGAGGCCGAGGTTTGCATTGGCGATACCTACGCGGTGGGCAGCGCCAGGGTGCAGGTTTCCCAGCCCCGGCAGCCCTGCTGGAAGCTCTCCCGACGCTGGCGCACTGAGGATCTGGCCCTCCAGGTCAAGGCCAATGGCCGCAGCGGCTGGTACTTTCGAGTGCTACAGGAGGGCACCGTCCAGCCCGGACTGACGCTGACGCTGTGCGATCGCCCCTACCCCCAGTGGACAGTGGCCCGTGCCAACCGCCTGATGCACCACGAGCTGAGTGATCGGGCGGCGGCGGCTGAACTGGCCCATTGCCCCCTGCTGTCTACCAACTGGCGGGACAAGCTGCTCAGGCGGGTGGGGGAGACCCAGCCTTAG
- a CDS encoding SIMPL domain-containing protein, translating into MPLKRYSPKRFAAVAVMSAALASGLSFAPVFTPMAVAQEAAMRTLTVTGQGEESVPTTLTRVELGVDVQGTDAAAVQREVAQRTAAVVELLRSRQVDKLETTGIQLSPRYSYENNRQEMIGYTGSNTVSFRMPTESVGSLLDDAVNAGANQIRGVSFVAEDSALEAARQQALREAVAAAQSQASTVLSSLNLRSQEIVSIQIDGAAPPMPVPMPRRAEYALQSDASTPVIGGEQTVQARVTLQIRY; encoded by the coding sequence ATGCCATTGAAACGCTATTCTCCCAAACGCTTCGCGGCTGTAGCCGTGATGTCTGCTGCCCTGGCATCGGGGCTGAGCTTTGCCCCAGTATTTACCCCGATGGCTGTAGCCCAGGAGGCCGCAATGAGAACGCTGACCGTGACCGGACAGGGCGAAGAGTCGGTGCCCACGACCCTAACTCGGGTGGAGCTGGGGGTCGATGTGCAGGGCACCGACGCGGCGGCGGTGCAGCGGGAGGTGGCCCAGCGCACGGCGGCGGTAGTGGAACTGCTGCGATCGCGCCAGGTGGACAAGCTGGAGACCACAGGCATTCAGCTCAGCCCCCGCTACAGCTACGAAAACAACCGCCAGGAGATGATTGGCTACACCGGCAGCAATACCGTCAGCTTCCGTATGCCTACCGAGAGCGTCGGCTCGCTGCTCGACGACGCGGTCAATGCCGGGGCCAACCAGATTCGCGGCGTCAGCTTTGTGGCCGAAGACAGCGCCCTGGAAGCCGCCCGCCAGCAGGCTCTGCGCGAAGCTGTGGCCGCGGCCCAGTCCCAGGCGAGCACTGTGCTGAGTAGCCTCAATCTGCGATCGCAGGAGATCGTCAGCATCCAGATTGACGGGGCTGCGCCCCCCATGCCCGTGCCCATGCCCCGCCGGGCCGAGTATGCTCTCCAGTCCGACGCCTCAACGCCGGTGATTGGCGGCGAGCAAACCGTTCAGGCCCGAGTGACCCTGCAAATTCGCTACTAG
- a CDS encoding L-threonylcarbamoyladenylate synthase: MPHVSLPEMIAAVQAGELISFPTDTVPALAAHPDASDRIYTAKQRSPDKPLILMGASLEDLRPYIAGSEAELAQWSAIAARYWPGALTLVLPASDRLPPAMNPQNTGTLGLRVPDHALARHLLAHTRPLATTSVNRSGQPPLTTMAAIAASFPQVFTLSPAAQAEIYGAIGGVVPPQDRPQGSGLPSTVVRWQGEDWEVLRKGAIDLSPLASQPGA; encoded by the coding sequence ATGCCCCACGTGTCTCTCCCAGAAATGATCGCGGCGGTACAGGCCGGAGAGCTGATCAGCTTCCCCACCGACACGGTGCCGGCCCTGGCGGCGCACCCCGACGCCAGCGATCGCATCTACACCGCCAAGCAGCGCAGCCCCGACAAACCCCTGATTTTGATGGGGGCCAGCCTGGAGGATCTGCGGCCCTACATCGCCGGGAGCGAGGCTGAGCTGGCCCAATGGAGCGCGATCGCCGCCCGCTACTGGCCCGGTGCCCTCACCCTGGTGCTGCCCGCCAGCGATCGCCTGCCCCCCGCCATGAACCCGCAAAACACCGGCACCCTGGGCCTGCGCGTGCCCGACCACGCCCTGGCCCGGCACCTGCTGGCCCACACCAGGCCCCTGGCCACCACCAGCGTCAACCGCTCCGGCCAGCCTCCGCTCACCACCATGGCCGCGATTGCCGCCAGTTTTCCCCAGGTGTTTACCCTCTCCCCGGCGGCCCAGGCCGAGATCTACGGGGCGATCGGGGGTGTCGTTCCCCCCCAGGATCGGCCCCAGGGGTCGGGATTGCCCTCAACTGTGGTGCGCTGGCAGGGGGAGGACTGGGAGGTGCTGCGGAAGGGCGCGATTGACCTTTCGCCCCTCGCCTCTCAGCCTGGGGCCTGA
- a CDS encoding sensor histidine kinase produces the protein MADAMDYPQGKDFTDLATLQLAYDRLLHRAQHQAAFLGTASHELRSPINQIISLHQLILEDLCESPTEEREFIAQANEAMQTVLKNLDLLITLSKLDIGLLQPRLQATPLEPLLVRVQRLIEMQCINRHCRFSLGPVEPSLVVQTDTTWLEQLLVMLIEAALAQGCPQISLTVADDPNLEEVVLHLGSNPGEAPAPAVAALSPEFRYQLASRLVPHLGATLESLNPSADPAGHLRLRLPRPTA, from the coding sequence ATGGCTGACGCGATGGACTACCCCCAGGGCAAAGACTTTACCGATCTGGCGACCCTCCAGCTGGCCTACGATCGCCTGCTACACCGGGCCCAGCACCAGGCGGCCTTTTTGGGCACCGCCTCCCACGAGCTCCGCTCGCCCATCAACCAGATCATCAGCCTGCACCAGCTAATTCTGGAGGACCTGTGCGAAAGCCCGACTGAAGAGCGCGAGTTTATCGCCCAGGCCAACGAGGCCATGCAGACGGTGCTCAAAAACCTGGACCTGCTGATTACCCTCTCGAAGCTCGACATCGGGCTGCTGCAACCCCGGCTCCAGGCCACCCCGCTCGAGCCCCTGCTGGTTCGGGTGCAGCGACTGATCGAAATGCAGTGCATCAACCGCCACTGCCGCTTTAGCCTTGGCCCCGTTGAGCCCAGTCTGGTCGTGCAAACCGATACCACCTGGCTAGAGCAGTTGCTGGTCATGCTGATCGAAGCCGCCCTGGCCCAGGGTTGCCCCCAAATTAGCCTTACCGTAGCCGACGATCCCAATCTCGAAGAGGTCGTCCTGCATCTGGGGAGCAATCCCGGCGAGGCTCCGGCTCCAGCGGTGGCGGCCCTCTCACCAGAGTTTCGCTACCAATTGGCAAGTCGCCTGGTTCCCCACCTGGGGGCTACCCTGGAGTCCCTGAACCCCAGCGCAGACCCAGCCGGCCACCTGCGCCTGCGCCTGCCCCGCCCTACCGCTTAG
- a CDS encoding chlorophyll a/b-binding protein translates to MAAEPTPAFGWTRYAERINGRFAMVGFVALLLLELVTGQTFFSWLGLR, encoded by the coding sequence GTGGCAGCCGAACCCACCCCGGCCTTTGGCTGGACTCGCTATGCCGAACGCATCAACGGTCGGTTTGCCATGGTGGGCTTCGTGGCGCTGCTACTGCTGGAGTTGGTCACTGGCCAGACGTTTTTTAGCTGGCTGGGGCTGCGCTGA
- a CDS encoding DUF3318 domain-containing protein: MVNPNAEIGRLRELMPATARMKTKLMLNDRQPSVIKAEFPRPWHQAHTVSINLDLWHQLAVSDRDLLFLRTVCWVTLANLLKPNWYQALAGAGLAGGAFELFQGDAVGVVAAVGVTALASWQIWRGVTGPQIEVAADDKAVQVAQRRGYDQAEAAAALIRAIEAVPPLEGRRVLTVNELIRCQNLRVQTGRSEFPVPESYLR, translated from the coding sequence GTGGTTAACCCCAATGCAGAAATCGGCCGGCTGCGGGAGCTAATGCCCGCCACGGCCCGCATGAAAACCAAGCTGATGCTTAACGATCGCCAGCCGAGCGTGATCAAGGCTGAGTTTCCGCGCCCCTGGCACCAGGCCCACACCGTCTCCATCAACCTCGACCTGTGGCATCAGCTGGCGGTCAGCGATCGCGATCTGCTGTTTTTGCGCACCGTCTGCTGGGTCACCCTGGCCAACCTGCTCAAACCCAACTGGTACCAGGCCCTGGCTGGGGCTGGGCTGGCTGGCGGTGCCTTTGAGCTGTTCCAGGGCGATGCGGTGGGGGTGGTCGCTGCCGTGGGGGTTACGGCCCTGGCCAGCTGGCAGATCTGGCGCGGCGTCACCGGCCCCCAGATCGAGGTAGCCGCCGACGACAAGGCGGTGCAGGTGGCCCAGCGGCGCGGCTACGACCAGGCCGAAGCCGCCGCCGCCCTGATTCGCGCTATTGAGGCGGTGCCGCCGCTGGAGGGACGGCGGGTGCTCACCGTCAACGAACTGATTCGCTGCCAGAACCTGCGGGTGCAGACCGGGCGCTCAGAGTTTCCAGTGCCCGAGAGCTACCTGCGCTAG
- a CDS encoding urease accessory protein UreD, whose amino-acid sequence MDRASWVGEARLSYALEAGRCVPTQTYTRAPLRVQRPLYPEGKELCHSVLVHTAGGLVGGDSLEVQLRVAPQAQVLVTTAAASKVYGSSAEAPTEQRVDIALATGSCLEWMPQETIVFNSAHYRQQLRVELEPGAIWSGWEITRFGRSAREETFEQGQWRSQLAVWQREQLLWCDRQQLVGGSAPLHSPNGLAGHPVVGSFALLGYSPTPAQIDHIRQLWPQEQAGAGGVTRLQAGLLCRYRGPSSQAARRWFVAVWQYLRPHYLGRPGAVSRVWPR is encoded by the coding sequence TTGGACCGAGCGAGCTGGGTTGGGGAGGCGCGCCTGAGCTACGCCCTGGAGGCGGGCCGCTGCGTGCCGACCCAGACCTATACCCGCGCCCCCCTGCGGGTGCAGCGCCCCCTATACCCCGAAGGCAAAGAGCTGTGCCACAGCGTGCTGGTACACACCGCTGGCGGTCTGGTGGGGGGGGACAGCCTGGAGGTGCAGCTAAGGGTGGCCCCCCAGGCCCAGGTGCTGGTGACGACGGCGGCGGCCAGCAAGGTCTACGGCAGCAGTGCCGAGGCCCCCACCGAGCAGCGGGTCGATATTGCCCTGGCCACCGGCAGCTGCCTGGAGTGGATGCCCCAGGAAACCATCGTGTTCAACAGTGCCCACTACCGGCAGCAGCTGCGGGTTGAGCTGGAGCCGGGAGCGATCTGGAGCGGCTGGGAGATCACCCGCTTTGGCCGCAGCGCCCGGGAGGAAACCTTTGAGCAGGGCCAGTGGCGATCGCAGCTGGCGGTCTGGCAGCGAGAGCAGCTGCTGTGGTGCGATCGCCAGCAGCTGGTCGGCGGCAGCGCCCCCCTGCACAGCCCCAACGGTCTGGCGGGCCATCCGGTGGTGGGCAGTTTTGCCCTGCTCGGGTACAGCCCCACCCCAGCCCAAATAGACCATATCCGTCAGCTCTGGCCCCAGGAGCAAGCGGGCGCTGGGGGTGTTACCCGTCTGCAAGCGGGCCTGCTCTGTCGCTACCGAGGCCCCTCCAGCCAGGCGGCGCGGCGCTGGTTTGTGGCCGTCTGGCAGTACCTGCGCCCCCACTACCTGGGGCGGCCTGGGGCCGTTTCCCGGGTGTGGCCCCGCTAG
- a CDS encoding helix-turn-helix domain-containing protein, with amino-acid sequence MKTPQFSSSKLPPASEYALIVGAGATAAASIAAQQVAMATLPVTTLVALGLLNRYRLDQRLQASEPEGPTLEASTSRIAPTAPQRVTAQPQPDAIAPRPQLAAAAPSARFSNQRPYLHDSLAQKLQAKADFAAVQQASLRQVGAYLQQIRQEKALSLDDVYQQTFIQPYTLRAIESGNLKQLPEPFYIRAFIQKYASALGLEGAALAADFPTV; translated from the coding sequence ATGAAGACGCCTCAATTTTCTAGCTCGAAGCTACCGCCCGCCTCCGAGTACGCGCTGATTGTGGGGGCGGGCGCGACGGCAGCCGCGTCCATAGCAGCCCAGCAGGTGGCGATGGCGACGCTGCCGGTCACGACTTTGGTCGCCCTGGGTCTGCTAAATCGCTATCGCCTCGACCAGCGCCTGCAGGCCAGCGAGCCAGAGGGACCGACCCTGGAAGCATCGACATCGAGAATCGCCCCGACCGCTCCCCAGCGGGTAACCGCCCAGCCGCAGCCCGACGCGATCGCCCCTCGACCCCAGCTAGCCGCCGCCGCTCCCTCGGCCCGCTTTTCTAACCAGCGCCCCTACCTCCACGACAGCCTGGCCCAAAAGCTCCAGGCCAAAGCCGACTTTGCCGCGGTACAGCAGGCCAGCCTGCGCCAGGTGGGAGCCTACCTGCAGCAGATTCGCCAGGAGAAAGCCCTCTCCCTGGACGATGTCTACCAGCAGACCTTCATTCAGCCCTACACCCTGCGGGCGATCGAGTCGGGCAATTTGAAACAGCTGCCAGAGCCGTTTTACATTCGAGCCTTCATTCAAAAGTACGCCTCCGCCCTGGGGCTAGAGGGGGCGGCCCTGGCGGCGGATTTTCCGACGGTGTAG
- the arsS gene encoding arsenosugar biosynthesis radical SAM (seleno)protein ArsS (Some members of this family are selenoproteins.) produces the protein MVQSHPSPVAPVTPFAQRLGQPLTKQPISVLQINLGRRCNLACTHCHVEAGPHRTEELSPAVAEQLIDLLHRFEQITTVDLTGGAPEMNYGFRPLVEAARGLGKTVMVRSNLTIFFVPGYEDLPEYLARHRVQVVASLPCYLEDNVDKQRGAGVYTDSIRALQRLNQLGYGHDPALGLDLVYNPPVPRSDQFSLTPNQAGLQADYEDYLRSQFGIAFNHLYTITNLPIGRVKQYLHRKDLYWPYLRFLADHHNPATVPNLMCRNQLSVDYEGVLYDCDFNQMEALPCPTSNGQPLTVADLLAANSLDLVETVQTRPFCYGCTAGAGSSCGGALT, from the coding sequence ATGGTTCAGTCCCATCCCTCGCCCGTCGCCCCCGTTACCCCCTTTGCCCAACGGCTCGGCCAGCCCCTGACCAAACAGCCAATCAGCGTGCTGCAGATCAACCTGGGCCGCCGCTGCAACCTGGCCTGCACCCACTGCCACGTGGAGGCTGGCCCCCACCGCACAGAAGAACTTTCCCCGGCGGTGGCCGAGCAGCTGATTGACCTCCTGCACCGGTTTGAGCAAATTACCACCGTTGACTTGACCGGCGGCGCGCCGGAGATGAACTATGGCTTTCGTCCTCTGGTGGAAGCGGCGCGGGGGCTGGGTAAAACGGTGATGGTGCGATCTAACCTAACAATTTTCTTTGTGCCGGGCTATGAGGATTTGCCCGAGTACCTGGCCCGCCATCGGGTGCAGGTGGTGGCCTCGCTCCCCTGCTACCTGGAGGACAATGTCGACAAGCAGCGGGGGGCAGGGGTCTACACCGACTCGATTCGAGCGCTGCAGCGGCTCAACCAGCTGGGCTATGGCCACGACCCGGCCCTGGGGCTGGACCTGGTCTACAATCCGCCGGTGCCCCGCAGCGACCAGTTTTCGCTCACCCCTAACCAGGCCGGGCTCCAGGCGGACTACGAGGACTACCTGCGATCGCAGTTTGGCATTGCCTTTAACCACCTCTATACGATCACAAATTTGCCCATTGGCCGGGTGAAGCAGTACCTGCACCGCAAGGACCTCTACTGGCCCTACCTGCGCTTTTTGGCCGACCACCACAACCCCGCCACCGTCCCCAACCTGATGTGCCGCAACCAGCTCTCGGTGGACTACGAAGGCGTGCTCTACGACTGCGACTTCAACCAGATGGAGGCGCTGCCCTGCCCCACGTCCAATGGCCAGCCGCTCACCGTGGCGGACCTGCTGGCGGCCAACTCTCTGGACTTGGTCGAGACAGTGCAGACCCGCCCTTTTTGCTACGGCTGTACTGCCGGGGCCGGGTCGAGCTGTGGGGGGGCTTTGACCTGA
- a CDS encoding EAL domain-containing protein, whose protein sequence is MEFLPAGLPEDISPAEWGKTPASVQRWVEGLLGQDPQASQNILALQAQIDREKALNRVVQAIRNSLDLDTIFATATAEAARLMAPFDCYVSQYLAKAGRWRTVAEFRHDPSLPSTLGYEIPDAGNPFSAQLQRFETVQLDDTQQLEDTINRTVAETIPGAWLLTPMVVDGQLWGSFSIVANQRPFCWASDQIELAQAVAHQLEVAIQQAHLYRQVQLELEERRRIEAALEESQARLQAVAANLPGAIFRYRLCRDGTDGVLYMSPGCFRLWEVEAEAVVKNAGLLWQMVHPEDLPGMQTSVQTSAQNLTPWNWAWRIRTPSGLEKWLEAYGQPIREASGDIIWDTLILDVTERKQAQLALEASESRFQSLADNLPGVLFGYQLCPDGSDQFTYLSSGCREVYGVEPSAALADSGLVWAMVHPEDIEPLRQALEFSRRHLATLRSEHRVVLASGQLKWLQGIARPTAQTNGAVVWDGLIIDISHQKQAEAALRESEARYRLLAENTNDLVCLLSVTGEYLYVSPSCMPLLGYRYDAMKGQTMERFVHPDDRDRLRAEVQMATAREKASPVTYRVRHCGGNYLWFETLIRPIIDDTGQVVQIQTTSRDVTERVRVQLQLQHDALHDSLTGLPNRHQLIDRLSQALEQSHRDPNYQFGLLFLDLDRFKVINDSLGHLAGDQMLVAIAAKLESTLREVDLAARLGGDEFVVLVDALEGVEVAVAAAERIFAALAAPFTVAGREVYTTASIGIVVGHRGYDQAEHLLRDADIAMYRAKGKGKARYEIFNAQMHIQAVARLQLENDLRRAIASSQSQPGQSDPGLMLHYQPIVDLATSAIVGFEALTRWQHPIHGLVPPGKFIPLAEELGLISRLDYWALTTACQQLATWQQQFPTLGPLSISVNLSAQDLRRADLLTEIDQALTTAGLPGPCLSLEITESMLIDDVAATIGLLSQIKARGVQISVDDFGTGYSSLSYLHQLPLDYLKVDQSFVAQLQMGPTNGSIVASIIALGTQLGLETIAEGIETPHQLDHLRHLGYRLGQGHLFAPALTVPQVTASLTRQAAETP, encoded by the coding sequence ATGGAGTTCTTGCCCGCTGGACTACCTGAGGATATTTCCCCCGCCGAATGGGGGAAAACTCCGGCCAGCGTTCAGCGGTGGGTAGAGGGTCTGCTCGGCCAAGACCCCCAGGCCAGCCAGAACATTCTGGCTCTCCAGGCCCAGATCGATCGCGAAAAGGCCCTCAACCGGGTGGTGCAGGCCATTCGCAACTCGCTAGATCTCGACACCATCTTTGCCACCGCCACCGCCGAGGCCGCCCGCCTGATGGCTCCCTTCGACTGCTATGTGTCTCAGTACCTGGCCAAAGCCGGGCGGTGGCGCACCGTAGCCGAGTTTCGCCACGATCCCAGTCTGCCCTCCACCCTTGGCTACGAAATTCCCGATGCGGGCAACCCCTTTTCGGCCCAGCTGCAGCGGTTTGAAACGGTGCAGCTGGACGATACCCAACAGCTGGAGGACACCATCAACCGCACCGTGGCCGAGACGATACCTGGGGCCTGGCTGCTGACGCCGATGGTGGTGGACGGCCAGCTGTGGGGCAGCTTTTCCATCGTGGCGAACCAACGCCCCTTTTGCTGGGCCAGCGATCAAATCGAACTGGCCCAGGCCGTCGCCCACCAGCTAGAGGTGGCGATTCAGCAGGCCCACCTCTACCGCCAGGTGCAGCTGGAGCTAGAGGAACGCCGCCGCATTGAAGCGGCCCTGGAGGAGAGCCAGGCTCGTCTACAGGCGGTAGCGGCCAATTTGCCGGGGGCCATTTTTCGCTATCGCCTCTGTCGGGATGGGACCGATGGAGTCCTGTACATGAGTCCCGGCTGCTTCCGCCTGTGGGAAGTTGAGGCCGAGGCAGTAGTCAAAAATGCGGGGCTACTGTGGCAGATGGTGCACCCCGAGGATTTACCGGGCATGCAGACATCGGTGCAAACCTCTGCCCAAAACCTGACTCCCTGGAACTGGGCCTGGCGAATCAGGACGCCCTCGGGGCTGGAAAAGTGGTTGGAAGCCTATGGCCAGCCTATCCGCGAAGCCAGTGGTGACATTATTTGGGATACGCTCATTCTCGATGTGACCGAGCGCAAACAGGCTCAGCTGGCGCTTGAGGCCAGCGAGAGCCGATTTCAGAGTCTGGCGGACAATTTGCCCGGGGTGCTCTTCGGCTACCAACTGTGCCCCGACGGCAGCGATCAGTTCACCTACCTTAGCTCCGGCTGTCGTGAGGTATACGGGGTTGAACCCAGCGCTGCCCTGGCCGACTCCGGTCTGGTTTGGGCCATGGTTCATCCCGAGGATATTGAGCCCCTCCGGCAGGCCCTGGAATTCTCCCGCCGCCACCTGGCTACCTTGCGGTCGGAGCATCGGGTGGTGCTGGCCTCAGGTCAGCTCAAATGGCTCCAGGGCATTGCTCGACCCACCGCCCAGACCAATGGGGCCGTGGTTTGGGATGGGTTGATTATTGATATCAGCCACCAAAAACAGGCCGAGGCGGCCCTGCGGGAGAGCGAGGCCCGCTACCGCCTGCTGGCCGAAAACACCAATGACCTGGTCTGCCTGCTGAGCGTGACCGGGGAGTACCTCTACGTCAGCCCCTCCTGCATGCCGCTGCTGGGCTACCGCTATGACGCGATGAAGGGCCAGACCATGGAGCGGTTTGTGCACCCCGACGATCGCGATCGCCTCCGGGCCGAAGTGCAGATGGCCACAGCCAGGGAAAAGGCCAGCCCCGTCACCTATCGGGTGCGCCACTGCGGTGGCAATTACCTGTGGTTTGAAACCCTGATTCGACCCATTATTGACGACACTGGCCAGGTAGTACAGATCCAGACCACCTCCCGCGATGTCACCGAGCGGGTGCGGGTGCAGCTGCAACTGCAGCACGACGCGCTGCACGACAGCCTGACCGGGCTACCCAACCGTCACCAGCTGATCGATCGCCTCAGCCAGGCCCTGGAGCAGAGCCACCGCGATCCGAACTATCAGTTTGGCCTGCTGTTTCTCGATCTCGATCGCTTCAAGGTGATCAACGACAGCCTGGGGCACCTGGCCGGGGATCAAATGCTGGTGGCGATCGCGGCCAAGCTCGAATCTACCCTACGGGAGGTCGATCTGGCCGCCCGGCTGGGGGGCGATGAGTTTGTGGTGCTGGTGGATGCCCTCGAGGGAGTCGAGGTGGCTGTAGCGGCGGCGGAGCGAATTTTCGCGGCCCTGGCGGCTCCCTTTACCGTCGCTGGACGGGAGGTTTATACCACCGCTAGCATTGGCATTGTGGTGGGGCACCGGGGCTACGACCAGGCCGAGCACCTGCTGCGCGATGCCGACATCGCCATGTACCGAGCCAAGGGCAAGGGCAAAGCCCGTTACGAGATTTTTAATGCCCAGATGCACATCCAGGCCGTAGCTCGCTTGCAGCTGGAAAACGACCTCCGCCGCGCGATCGCAAGCAGCCAGAGCCAGCCGGGCCAGAGCGACCCAGGACTGATGCTGCACTACCAACCCATCGTAGACCTGGCGACCAGCGCTATCGTTGGGTTTGAGGCCCTGACCCGCTGGCAGCATCCCATCCACGGCCTGGTGCCGCCGGGAAAATTTATCCCCCTGGCCGAAGAACTCGGCCTGATCAGCCGCCTCGACTACTGGGCTCTGACCACCGCCTGCCAGCAGTTGGCCACCTGGCAGCAGCAGTTTCCCACCCTGGGGCCACTGAGCATTAGCGTCAACCTGTCCGCCCAGGACCTGCGACGGGCCGATTTGCTGACCGAAATTGACCAGGCCCTGACCACCGCCGGTCTGCCCGGCCCCTGCCTCAGCCTCGAAATTACCGAGAGCATGCTGATCGACGATGTCGCCGCCACCATTGGCCTCCTCAGCCAGATCAAAGCCCGGGGCGTGCAGATTAGTGTCGATGACTTTGGCACCGGCTACTCCTCCCTGAGCTACCTGCACCAGCTGCCCCTCGACTACCTCAAAGTGGACCAGTCCTTCGTCGCCCAGTTGCAGATGGGGCCAACCAACGGATCGATTGTGGCCTCCATCATCGCCCTGGGCACCCAGCTGGGTCTGGAAACCATTGCCGAAGGGATTGAAACCCCCCACCAACTCGACCACCTGCGCCACCTGGGCTACCGCCTGGGCCAGGGCCATCTGTTTGCCCCGGCCCTCACCGTCCCCCAGGTTACCGCCAGCCTCACCCGACAGGCCGCAGAGACTCCCTAG